In one Pseudomonas fitomaticsae genomic region, the following are encoded:
- a CDS encoding universal stress protein — MPYHHILVAVDLTEECDPVIHRARELSVSNGAKLSLVHIVEPMAMAFGGDVPMDLSQLQQQQFDQAKERLERLKHKYTELEGANCHLTYGQPRQEIHHFAKEQECDLIVVGSHGRHGLALLLGSTANDVLHGAPCDVLAVHLVKR; from the coding sequence ATGCCCTACCACCATATCCTGGTCGCCGTAGATCTGACCGAAGAGTGCGACCCTGTGATCCACCGCGCCCGAGAGCTGTCGGTGAGCAATGGCGCCAAGCTGTCGCTGGTGCATATCGTCGAACCGATGGCCATGGCCTTCGGCGGTGACGTGCCGATGGATCTGTCACAACTGCAACAACAGCAGTTCGATCAGGCCAAGGAACGCCTCGAACGCTTGAAGCACAAGTACACCGAGCTCGAAGGCGCCAACTGCCACCTGACCTACGGCCAGCCGCGTCAGGAAATCCACCATTTCGCCAAGGAACAGGAATGCGACCTGATCGTGGTCGGCAGCCATGGCCGACATGGTCTGGCGCTGCTGCTGGGCTCGACCGCCAATGACGTGCTGCACGGCGCACCTTGCGATGTGCTGGCGGTGCACCTGGTCAAGCGCTGA
- a CDS encoding ATP-binding cassette domain-containing protein, whose translation MTLLKFSDVSLAFGAMPLLDKVSWQIARGERVCIIGRNGTGKSSMMKLVKGDQKPDDGSVWRAPGLKIGELPQELPVADERTVFDVVAEGLDGVGALLAEYHHLSQNIVTDADLDKLMHVQHDLEARDGWRLQTLVDSTLSRLQLPADKTLAELSGGWRRRVLLAQALVSEPDLLLLDEPTNHLDIGAIAWLEEALKDFQGAVLFITHDRSFLQNLATRILELDRGGLIDWNGDYASFLVHKEAALAAEETANALFDKRLAQEEVWIRQGIKARRTRNEGRVRALKALRVERSERRERTGKANIQLETAEKSGKQVMVLDNVSFAHPGGPFLIRDFSMVLQRGDRIGLLGANGTGKTTLLKLMLSGLQPTSGKVEEGTKIDVAYFDQLRHQLDLEKTVIDNVAEGRDFIDIDGQSRHVLSYLGDFLFSPQRARTPVKALSGGERARLLLAKLFSKPANLLVLDEPTNDLDVETLELLEEVLLTFNGTVLMVSHDRAFLDNVVTSTLVFEGEGKVREYVGGYQDWIRQGGSPRLLGVTESKSGKADLNSAVVTAEPAPVAAPVAAAPAAKKKLSYKLQRELEALPGDIDAKEQQIAAVEAEMAEAGFYQRPPAETAKVIASLEQLQAELDTLLERWAELDA comes from the coding sequence ATGACCCTGCTCAAATTCAGCGATGTGTCCCTTGCATTCGGCGCGATGCCGTTGTTGGACAAGGTGTCCTGGCAGATCGCCCGTGGTGAGCGGGTGTGCATCATCGGCCGCAACGGCACTGGCAAATCCAGCATGATGAAACTGGTCAAGGGCGACCAGAAGCCTGATGACGGTTCGGTGTGGCGTGCCCCCGGTCTGAAAATCGGTGAATTGCCACAGGAATTGCCGGTGGCCGACGAGCGGACTGTGTTCGACGTGGTCGCCGAAGGCCTCGACGGCGTCGGCGCCTTGCTCGCCGAATACCATCACCTGAGCCAGAACATCGTCACCGATGCCGATCTGGACAAGCTGATGCACGTCCAGCACGACCTCGAAGCCCGCGATGGCTGGCGCTTGCAGACCCTGGTCGACAGCACCCTGAGCCGCCTGCAACTGCCGGCCGACAAGACCCTCGCCGAACTGTCCGGCGGCTGGCGTCGTCGCGTCCTGCTGGCGCAGGCGCTGGTGTCCGAGCCGGATCTGCTGCTGCTCGACGAGCCAACCAACCACCTGGATATCGGTGCGATTGCCTGGCTTGAAGAAGCGTTGAAGGATTTCCAGGGCGCCGTGCTGTTCATCACGCACGACCGTTCCTTCCTGCAAAATCTCGCCACCCGCATCCTCGAACTGGATCGCGGCGGCCTGATCGACTGGAACGGCGACTACGCCAGTTTCCTCGTCCATAAAGAAGCCGCACTGGCCGCCGAAGAAACCGCCAACGCGCTGTTCGACAAGCGTCTGGCCCAGGAAGAAGTGTGGATTCGCCAGGGCATCAAGGCCCGCCGCACCCGTAACGAAGGCCGCGTACGTGCGCTGAAAGCATTGCGCGTCGAGCGCAGCGAGCGTCGCGAGCGCACCGGCAAGGCCAACATCCAGCTGGAAACAGCGGAGAAGTCCGGCAAGCAGGTGATGGTGCTGGATAATGTGAGCTTCGCGCATCCGGGCGGTCCGTTCCTGATTCGTGATTTCTCCATGGTGCTGCAGCGCGGCGACCGGATCGGTCTGCTCGGCGCCAACGGTACCGGCAAGACCACCCTGCTGAAACTGATGCTCAGCGGTCTGCAACCGACCAGCGGCAAAGTGGAAGAGGGCACCAAGATCGACGTGGCCTACTTCGACCAGTTGCGTCATCAGCTGGATCTGGAAAAGACCGTGATCGATAACGTCGCCGAAGGTCGCGACTTCATCGACATCGACGGCCAGAGCCGCCACGTGCTGAGCTACCTCGGCGACTTCCTGTTCAGCCCGCAGCGTGCCCGCACGCCGGTGAAGGCGTTGTCCGGTGGCGAGCGTGCGCGTCTGTTGCTGGCCAAACTGTTCAGCAAACCGGCGAACCTGCTGGTACTCGACGAACCGACCAACGACCTCGACGTGGAAACCCTCGAGCTGCTCGAAGAAGTGCTGCTGACCTTCAACGGCACTGTGCTGATGGTCAGCCACGACCGGGCATTCCTCGATAACGTGGTCACCAGCACGCTGGTCTTCGAAGGTGAGGGCAAGGTTCGCGAATACGTCGGCGGCTATCAGGACTGGATTCGTCAGGGCGGTTCGCCGCGTCTGCTGGGTGTGACTGAAAGCAAATCCGGCAAGGCCGACCTGAATTCGGCGGTGGTCACTGCCGAACCGGCTCCGGTCGCTGCGCCGGTTGCTGCGGCCCCGGCTGCGAAGAAGAAGTTGAGCTACAAGCTTCAACGCGAGCTGGAAGCGCTGCCGGGCGACATCGACGCTAAAGAACAGCAGATTGCTGCTGTCGAGGCTGAAATGGCTGAGGCCGGCTTCTATCAGCGTCCGCCGGCCGAGACGGCCAAGGTGATTGCTTCGCTGGAGCAGTTGCAGGCTGAGCTGGATACGCTGCTGGAGCGTTGGGCCGAGCTGGACGCCTGA
- a CDS encoding transglycosylase SLT domain-containing protein, whose amino-acid sequence MRSRLFSVLSCLLLSAAAVQSAQAVDLSTQRQYYDEAKRALAKGDTGPYFRYSQALADYPLEPYLAYDELTARLKTASNAEIEKFLAEHGDLPQANWMKLRWLRWLADRGDWATFVKYYDPKLNFTELDCLNAQYQISHNKKAEGYANAEKLWLTGKSQPAACDALFGMWAAEGQLTEQKRWERAKLAAQHRNYPLANSLVNGLTSLAPRGRLLVDVAQKPELLNQPSRFTPADEPMSDVVSLGLRRLARQDPDKAMALLDGYASSMHFSRDEKVAIAREIGLTLARRFDSRALDVMTKYDPELRDNTVSEWRLRLLLRLARWDDAYQLTRRLPQDLATTNRWRYWQARSLELAQPQNPEAQTLYKNLSRERDFYGFLAADRSQSPYSLNNKPLVLSQALINKVRNTPGVRRALEFHARGQIVDGRREWYHVSRHFSRDEMVAQAKLAYDLKWYFPAIRTISQAQYWDDLDIRFPMAHRDTLVREAKVRGLHSSWVFAITRQESAFMDDARSSVGASGLMQLMPGTAKETARKFSIPLASPQQVLDPDKNIQLGAAYLSQVHSQFNGNRVLASAAYNAGPGRVRQWLRGADHLSFDVWVESIPFDETRQYVQNVLSYSVIYGQKLNSPQPLVDWHERYFDDQ is encoded by the coding sequence ATGCGCAGTCGCCTCTTCAGTGTTTTGTCATGTTTGCTGCTTTCCGCCGCTGCCGTTCAATCCGCCCAGGCGGTGGACCTGTCCACCCAACGCCAGTATTACGATGAAGCCAAGCGCGCCCTGGCCAAGGGCGACACCGGCCCGTATTTTCGTTACAGCCAGGCTCTGGCCGACTATCCGCTGGAGCCATACCTGGCTTATGACGAGCTGACCGCCCGGCTGAAAACCGCCAGCAACGCGGAGATCGAAAAATTCCTCGCCGAACATGGCGACCTGCCCCAGGCCAACTGGATGAAGTTGCGCTGGCTGCGCTGGCTGGCCGATCGCGGCGACTGGGCGACGTTCGTCAAGTATTACGACCCCAAGCTGAACTTCACCGAGCTGGACTGCCTGAACGCGCAGTACCAGATCAGCCACAACAAGAAGGCCGAGGGCTACGCCAACGCCGAGAAGCTGTGGCTGACCGGCAAATCCCAGCCCGCCGCCTGTGACGCGCTGTTCGGCATGTGGGCCGCCGAAGGCCAACTGACCGAACAGAAACGCTGGGAACGCGCCAAACTCGCCGCCCAGCACCGCAACTACCCATTGGCCAACAGTCTGGTCAACGGTCTGACCAGCCTTGCCCCGCGCGGCCGCCTGCTGGTGGACGTGGCGCAGAAACCGGAACTGCTCAATCAGCCTTCGCGCTTCACGCCGGCCGATGAACCAATGTCCGACGTGGTCAGCCTCGGCCTGCGCCGCCTCGCGCGTCAGGACCCGGACAAGGCCATGGCCCTGCTCGACGGTTACGCCAGCAGCATGCATTTCTCCCGGGATGAAAAAGTCGCGATCGCCCGGGAAATCGGCCTGACCCTCGCCCGGCGCTTCGACAGCCGCGCGCTGGACGTGATGACCAAATACGACCCGGAACTGCGCGACAACACCGTGTCCGAATGGCGCCTGCGCCTGCTGCTGCGTCTGGCGCGCTGGGACGACGCCTACCAATTGACCCGCCGTCTGCCGCAGGATCTGGCCACCACCAACCGCTGGCGCTACTGGCAGGCCCGCAGCCTGGAACTGGCGCAACCGCAAAACCCGGAAGCGCAGACGCTGTACAAGAATCTGTCGCGGGAGCGTGATTTCTACGGCTTCCTCGCCGCCGACCGCTCGCAATCGCCTTACTCGCTGAACAACAAGCCGCTGGTGCTCAGTCAGGCGCTGATCAACAAGGTGCGCAACACCCCTGGCGTGCGCCGCGCGCTGGAGTTCCACGCCCGTGGGCAGATCGTCGACGGTCGCCGCGAGTGGTATCACGTCAGCCGGCATTTCAGCCGCGACGAAATGGTCGCTCAGGCGAAACTGGCCTACGACCTGAAGTGGTATTTCCCGGCGATCCGCACCATCAGTCAGGCGCAGTACTGGGATGATCTGGATATCCGTTTCCCGATGGCCCACCGCGACACTCTGGTGCGCGAAGCCAAGGTACGCGGCCTGCATTCAAGCTGGGTGTTCGCCATCACCCGTCAGGAAAGTGCGTTCATGGACGACGCCCGCTCCAGCGTCGGCGCCAGCGGCCTGATGCAACTGATGCCCGGCACCGCCAAGGAAACCGCGCGCAAGTTCAGCATTCCACTGGCCTCGCCACAGCAGGTACTCGATCCGGATAAAAACATCCAGCTCGGCGCCGCTTACCTGAGCCAGGTGCACAGCCAGTTCAACGGCAACCGCGTGCTCGCCTCCGCCGCCTACAACGCCGGCCCCGGCCGCGTGCGCCAGTGGCTGCGCGGCGCCGACCACCTGAGTTTCGACGTGTGGGTGGAAAGCATCCCGTTCGACGAAACCCGCCAGTACGTGCAGAACGTGCTGTCCTACTCGGTGATCTACGGCCAGAAACTCAACTCGCCGCAACCGCTGGTGGACTGGCATGAGCGGTATTTCGACGATCAGTGA
- a CDS encoding ABC transporter transmembrane domain-containing protein — translation MIPMLSSRHRRALRLTSHFLAPYRWPAFGALLALIVTAGITLSMGQGIKLLVDQGFMTQSPQLLNQSIGLFMLLVFGLAVGTFARFYLVSWIGERVVADIRRQVFNHLVYLHPGFYEDNRSSEIQSRLTADTTLLQSVIGSSLSLFLRNLLMVMGGVVLLFITNPKLTSIVVIALPLVIAPILIFGRRVRNLSRLSQDRIADIGSYVSETLGQIKTVQAYNHQVQDEQRFASTVEQAFETARKRIFQRAWLITLVIVLVLGAVAVMLWVGGMDVIAGRISAGELAAFVFYSLIVGSAFGTLSEVIGELQRAAGAAERIAELLRSENIIQPPTTGLVTLPERVKGELELQDVRFSYPSRPESLAVDGLSLTINAGETLALVGPSGAGKSTVYDLLLRFYDPREGRILIDGVPLTSLDPLDLRRCFALVSQTPALFFGSVEENIRYGCPSATLEQVREAAKIAHAHDFIEQMPDGYQTHLGDGGLGLSGGQRQRLAIARALLVDAPILLLDEATSALDAQSEHLIQQALPSLMQNRTTLVIAHRLATVKNADRIAVMDQGKLVAIGTHQELIASNPLYARLAALQFSDGRQVSTDPVTD, via the coding sequence ATGATCCCGATGCTTTCTTCGCGCCACCGCCGGGCCTTGCGCCTGACCAGTCATTTCCTTGCTCCTTATCGCTGGCCGGCCTTCGGCGCACTGCTTGCGTTGATCGTCACGGCAGGCATCACCCTGTCGATGGGGCAGGGCATCAAGTTGCTGGTCGATCAAGGGTTCATGACCCAGTCGCCACAACTGCTCAACCAATCCATCGGCCTGTTCATGCTGTTGGTGTTCGGCCTGGCGGTCGGAACCTTTGCGCGGTTTTATCTGGTGTCGTGGATCGGTGAACGGGTGGTGGCCGACATTCGCCGGCAGGTGTTCAACCATCTGGTGTATCTGCATCCCGGCTTTTACGAGGACAACCGCAGCTCGGAAATCCAGTCGCGGCTGACCGCAGACACCACGCTGCTGCAATCGGTGATCGGCTCGTCGCTGTCGCTGTTCCTGCGTAATCTTCTGATGGTCATGGGTGGTGTGGTGCTGCTGTTCATCACCAACCCCAAACTCACCAGCATAGTGGTGATCGCACTGCCGCTGGTGATTGCGCCGATCCTGATTTTCGGCCGCCGCGTGCGTAACCTTTCGCGGCTGAGTCAGGACCGGATCGCCGATATTGGCAGCTACGTCTCGGAAACTCTCGGCCAGATCAAGACCGTACAGGCCTACAACCATCAGGTGCAGGACGAGCAACGTTTCGCCAGCACCGTCGAGCAGGCGTTCGAGACTGCGCGTAAGCGGATTTTTCAACGGGCCTGGCTGATTACGCTGGTGATCGTTCTGGTGCTCGGCGCCGTCGCGGTTATGTTGTGGGTCGGCGGCATGGACGTGATTGCCGGGCGGATTTCTGCGGGTGAACTGGCGGCGTTCGTGTTCTACAGTCTGATCGTCGGCAGTGCGTTTGGTACGTTGAGCGAAGTGATCGGTGAGTTGCAGCGGGCGGCCGGCGCCGCTGAGCGCATCGCCGAACTGCTGCGTTCGGAGAACATCATCCAGCCACCGACCACGGGATTGGTGACGCTGCCGGAGCGGGTCAAAGGCGAGCTGGAATTGCAGGATGTACGTTTTTCCTACCCTTCGCGTCCCGAAAGCCTCGCCGTCGATGGCTTGAGTCTGACGATCAACGCCGGCGAAACCCTTGCGCTCGTGGGGCCGTCCGGCGCGGGCAAGTCCACGGTGTATGACTTGTTGCTGCGTTTCTACGATCCCCGGGAAGGGCGGATCCTGATCGACGGCGTGCCGCTGACGAGCCTCGATCCTCTGGACTTGCGTCGCTGCTTCGCGCTGGTCTCGCAAACCCCGGCGCTGTTCTTCGGCAGTGTCGAAGAGAACATCCGTTATGGCTGCCCGTCGGCGACCCTGGAACAAGTCCGGGAGGCGGCCAAAATCGCCCACGCCCACGACTTCATCGAACAGATGCCCGACGGTTACCAGACCCATCTGGGCGACGGTGGCCTGGGCCTGTCGGGCGGACAACGCCAGCGCCTGGCCATCGCCCGGGCGCTGCTGGTTGACGCGCCGATCCTGCTGCTGGACGAAGCCACCAGCGCCCTCGATGCTCAGAGTGAACACCTGATCCAGCAAGCGCTGCCGAGCCTGATGCAAAACCGCACCACGCTGGTCATTGCACACCGTTTGGCCACAGTGAAAAACGCCGACCGGATCGCGGTGATGGATCAGGGCAAACTGGTGGCGATCGGTACGCATCAGGAGTTGATAGCGAGCAATCCGTTGTATGCGCGGTTGGCGGCGTTGCAGTTCAGTGATGGTCGTCAGGTTTCAACCGACCCTGTAACCGACTAA
- a CDS encoding PA1571 family protein — protein MSLQNSSEDKIEVIRTKPGQPLGCSIIDENGREIEITEDMIQDACRELEQRLVKPAEQK, from the coding sequence ATGTCCTTGCAAAACAGCAGCGAAGACAAGATTGAAGTGATCCGCACCAAGCCCGGCCAACCTCTGGGTTGCTCGATCATCGATGAAAACGGGCGTGAAATCGAGATCACTGAAGACATGATCCAGGACGCCTGCCGCGAACTGGAACAGCGATTGGTCAAGCCTGCCGAACAAAAGTGA
- the pdxB gene encoding 4-phosphoerythronate dehydrogenase PdxB has translation MLIVADENIPLLDAFFAGFGEIRRVPGRSIDRVTVEQADVLLVRSVTNVNRALLEGSKVRFVGTCTIGTDHLDLDYFSEAGITWSSAPGCNARGVVDYVLGSLMTLAEIEGVDLRERTYGVIGAGEVGGRLIKVLKGLGWNVKVCDPPRQAAEGGDYVSLEQIIAQCDVISLHTPLTRSGDGATWHLFDEQRLQQLKPGAWLINAARGPVVDNTALREVLLEREDLQAVLDVWDAEPQVDVALAELCVLATPHIAGYSLDGKQRGTVQIYQAYCEFIGEPAGIQLGDLLPAPWLSEVSLHADSDPAWALAMLCRGVYDPRRDDADFRRTLLGSVGEQRAAFDLLRKQYPSRREIEGLKVRIEGDSPALRQIVTALGAVAV, from the coding sequence ATGCTGATTGTTGCCGACGAAAATATCCCGCTGCTCGATGCCTTTTTTGCCGGTTTCGGCGAGATTCGCCGGGTACCGGGCCGTTCCATCGACCGGGTTACGGTCGAACAGGCCGATGTATTGCTGGTGCGCTCGGTGACCAACGTCAACCGCGCACTGCTCGAAGGCAGCAAGGTGCGATTTGTCGGCACCTGCACCATCGGCACCGATCATCTGGATCTCGATTACTTCAGCGAGGCCGGCATCACCTGGTCCAGCGCGCCCGGCTGCAATGCCCGGGGCGTGGTCGATTACGTGCTCGGCAGCCTGATGACCCTGGCCGAAATCGAAGGCGTCGATTTGCGTGAACGTACTTACGGTGTGATCGGTGCCGGTGAAGTCGGCGGTCGCCTGATCAAGGTTCTGAAAGGTCTGGGCTGGAACGTGAAAGTCTGCGATCCGCCGCGCCAGGCGGCCGAGGGCGGCGACTATGTCAGCCTTGAGCAGATCATCGCGCAGTGCGACGTGATCAGCCTGCACACCCCGCTGACCCGCAGCGGCGACGGCGCGACCTGGCACCTGTTCGACGAGCAGCGTTTGCAGCAGCTCAAGCCCGGCGCCTGGTTGATCAACGCGGCTCGCGGTCCAGTGGTGGATAACACCGCGTTGCGCGAAGTGCTGCTGGAGCGTGAAGACCTGCAAGCGGTGCTTGATGTCTGGGACGCCGAGCCGCAAGTCGATGTGGCGCTGGCCGAGCTCTGCGTGCTGGCGACGCCGCACATCGCCGGTTACAGCCTCGATGGCAAACAGCGCGGCACGGTGCAGATCTATCAGGCGTACTGCGAATTTATCGGTGAGCCCGCCGGCATTCAGCTCGGCGATCTGTTGCCTGCGCCGTGGTTGTCGGAAGTTTCCCTGCATGCCGACAGCGATCCGGCCTGGGCGCTGGCGATGTTGTGCCGTGGCGTGTACGACCCGCGCCGGGATGACGCGGATTTCCGTCGCACGTTGCTGGGCAGTGTCGGTGAGCAACGTGCCGCGTTTGATCTGCTGCGCAAACAGTATCCGTCGCGACGCGAAATCGAAGGCTTGAAGGTGCGGATCGAGGGTGATTCGCCGGCCCTGCGCCAGATCGTGACCGCGCTGGGCGCTGTGGCCGTATAA